The DNA region CGGAAGCCCAGCTTCTCCACCACCCGGCGGGACGGCCCGTTCTCCGGGCGAATGTTGACCTCCACCCGGTGCAGCTCACCTGCGCCGAAGGCGTGGTCGACGACCAGGGCCAGGGCAGTGGGGATGACTCCTCGGCCGGCCACCCGACGGTCCACCCAGTATCCGATGTAGCCGGAGCAGAAGGCTCGGCGCACAATGTTGCCCACGTTGATGTGCCCGACCAGATGCTCCTGGCCCTCGGTGTCAAGGCAGACCGCGAAGGGCATGCTCTCGCCGGCCCGAGCGGATCGCCGCTGGTCCCGGTAGACCCAACGGAAGGTGGCCGGGGAGTTGAGCTGGTCCCAGTCGCCGCCCAGGGAGGACTCCCAGGGGGCCAGCCAGTCCCGGTTGGCGCAGCGCACCTCCGACCAGGCCATCGCGTCGGAGCGTCGGTACGGTCGCAGGGTCACCGGGCCGTCGGTGAGCACCGCCGGCCAGCCGGGTGCCTGTCGCAACCGCACCAGTCCTCCCACTTCCCAGCGTCAGCGTCGGCGGTCGAGCAGCAGCACGTCCACCGTGGAGCCGGCGGCGGCGGCGGTCACCCGCTCGCCGAGTACGAGAAGTCCATTCGCCTCCGCCAGGCCGGAAAGGGTGAACGGGCCGCCATTGAGCGGTTGGACAGTGTATCCCCCGCCCCGCCGCTCGGCGACGTGCGCGGGCCGGAACTCCCGCAGCCCGGCCGGCGAGGAGACCGTCTCCAGCAGGTGCGCCCGGACGCTGGGCCGGAACACCGGCTCGGCGCCGGCCAGCAGGTTGATCGCCGGGCGGGCCAACACCTCGAAGCCGATCATCGCCGCACCCGGGTCGCCGGGCAGGCAGACCACCGGCACCTCCTCGGCTCCGACCGTGCCGAACCCGAGCGCGGTGCCGGGGTAGAGCGCTACATCGGTGAAGGTGACCGGCCCGGCCCGGTGGCCCTCCCGACGGGAGAGGATCCGGCGGACCATGTCCCCCGGCCCGGTGCCGGTGCCGCCGGTGGTGATGATCAGGTCGGCCCGCAGGGTCTGATCCTCCAGCAGGCCGCGTAGTCCTTCCGGGTCGTCGTCGCAGATCCCCACCCGGTACGCCAGGGCTCCCGCTTCCGCCGCGGCGGCGGTCAGCGCGTGCGAGTTGGCGTCCACCACCTGGCCGGGCTGGCTGCCCCGGCCCACGTCGACGAGTTCGTCCCCGGTGGCCACGATCACCACCCGGGGACTGGGGCGGACCACGACATGCCCGATGCCGGTGGCGGCCAGCACCGCCACCAGGGCCGGTGAGACGTAGGTGCCGGAGCGGGCGAGGACGGCACCCGCGGCCACCTCCTCGCCGGTACGGCGTACCCCGTACCCCCGTTTGGGGACCCGGAAGATCTCCACCGCGGCCATGCCCTGGTCGGTCCATTCCACCGGCACCACCACGTCGGCGGCGATCGGCAGGG from Micromonospora sp. NBC_01739 includes:
- a CDS encoding GNAT family N-acetyltransferase, which translates into the protein MRLRQAPGWPAVLTDGPVTLRPYRRSDAMAWSEVRCANRDWLAPWESSLGGDWDQLNSPATFRWVYRDQRRSARAGESMPFAVCLDTEGQEHLVGHINVGNIVRRAFCSGYIGYWVDRRVAGRGVIPTALALVVDHAFGAGELHRVEVNIRPENGPSRRVVEKLGFREEAYHPRYMHIDGAWRDHIGYAMTSEEVAAEGGLLARWHRIRARTP
- a CDS encoding molybdopterin molybdotransferase MoeA, whose amino-acid sequence is MTATADAEAAENGLTPLADYLGSVLRRLRALPPLDLDLTQAHGNVLAEDVIAPHSFPAFDQAAVDGYAARWEDIAGGARGVGYVPAQSGGAGGRTVRLNVVGDLGAASWRPVRLTPGSCFSIAAGAPLPIAADVVVPVEWTDQGMAAVEIFRVPKRGYGVRRTGEEVAAGAVLARSGTYVSPALVAVLAATGIGHVVVRPSPRVVIVATGDELVDVGRGSQPGQVVDANSHALTAAAAEAGALAYRVGICDDDPEGLRGLLEDQTLRADLIITTGGTGTGPGDMVRRILSRREGHRAGPVTFTDVALYPGTALGFGTVGAEEVPVVCLPGDPGAAMIGFEVLARPAINLLAGAEPVFRPSVRAHLLETVSSPAGLREFRPAHVAERRGGGYTVQPLNGGPFTLSGLAEANGLLVLGERVTAAAAGSTVDVLLLDRRR